Proteins encoded within one genomic window of Haematobia irritans isolate KBUSLIRL chromosome 5, ASM5000362v1, whole genome shotgun sequence:
- the PCB gene encoding pyruvate carboxylase isoform X1: MLFGAAQTAFKTLRHSTPRVRVYLYNKNAYSTQVEYKPIRSVLVANRGEIAIRVFRACTELGIKSVAIYSEQDKMHMHRQKADESYLVGKGLPPVEAYLNIPEIIRVCKENDVDAVHPGYGFLSERSDFAQSVIDAGLRFIGPSPKVVQQMGDKVAARIAAIEAGVPIVPGTDGPVTTKAEALEFCKKHGLPVIFKAAYGGGGRGMRVVRKMDEVEEMFERASSEAKAAFGNGAMFIEKFIERPRHIEVQLLGDKAGNVVHLFERDCSVQRRHQKVVEIAPAPRLPKEVRDQMTTAAVRLAKHVGYENAGTVEFLCDESGNFYFIEVNARLQVEHTVTEEITGIDLVQSQIRVAEGMTLPELGYTQDKIKSRGYAIQCRVTTEDPANDFQPSTGRLEVFRSGEGMGIRLDSASAFAGAIISPYYDSLLVKIISHASDLQSSASKMNRALREFRIRGVKTNIPFLLNVLENQKFLHGVLDTYFIDEHPQLFKFRVSQNRAQKLLGYLGEVLVNGPQTPLATSLKPAEVKPHIPTVPLDLSPAAIERESRGEAKVTEPPKGLRHILTTQGPAAFAKEVRSQKNLLMMDTTFRDAHQSLLATRVRSHDLLNISPFVANKFHNLYALENWGGATFDVALRFLHECPWERLEDMRKLIPNIPFQMLLRGANAVGYTNYPDNVVYKFCELAVQTGMDIFRVFDSLNYLPNLILGMEAAGKAGGVVEAAISYTGDVSDPSRTKYDLKYYTNLADELVKAGTHVLSIKDMAGLLKPQAAKLLITAIRDRHPDVPIHIHTHDTSGAGVASMLACAEAGADVVDVAVDSMSGMTSQPSMGAIVASLQDTPLDTKFKLSDISEYSAYWEQTRTLYAPFECTTTMKSGNADVYMNEIPGGQYTNLQFQAFSLGLGDFFEDVKKAYRDANLLLGDIIKVTPSSKVVGDLAQFMVQNKLTANEVLDKAEELSFPKSVVEFLQGSIGIPHGGFPEPLRSRVLKDMPRIEGRPGENLPPLDFDKLKKDLKESHPHVTERDVMSAALYPAVTEDYLHFRESYGPVDKLDTRIFLTGPKVGEEFEVNLEKGKTLSLKTLAMAEDLTPNGEREVFFEMNGQLRSVFIRDKEAVKELHIHPKASKSNKNEVGAPMPGTVIDIRVKEGDKVEKGQPLVVLSAMKMEMVVQAPKAGVVKKLEISNGMKLEGDDLLMTVE, encoded by the exons ATGCTGTTCGGAGCTGCCCAAACGGCTTTTAAAACATTACGCCACAGTACTCCTCGTGTTCGTGTGTATTTGTATAACAAAAATGCCTACTCCACCCAG GTTGAATACAAACCGATTCGTTCTGTATTGGTGGCGAATCGCGGAGAAATTGCAATTCGCGTTTTTCGTGCCTGTACAGAGTTGGGCATTAAGTCCGTAGCCATTTATTCCGAGCAAGATAAAATGCATATGCATCGTCAAAAGGCCGATGAATCGTACTTGGTTGGCAAGGGATTGCCTCCGGTAGAAGCGTATTTAAACATTCCAGAAATCATTCGTGTTTGCAAGGAGAACGATGTAGATGCTGTGCATCCAGGTTATGGGTTCCTTTCTGAACGCAGTGATTTTGCTCAATCCGTTATTGATGCTGGTCTACGCTTCATAGGCCCCTCGCCGAAAGTTGTACAACAGATGGGTGATAAAGTAGCTGCCCGTATCGCAGCTATCGAAGCCGGTGTACCCATTGTGCCTGGTACCGATGGCCCAGTGACTACAAAGGCTGAAGCTTTGGAATTCTGTAAGAAACACGGCTTGCCAGTGATTTTCAAAGCTGCCTATGGTGGTGGAGGTCGTGGCATGCGAGTTGTTCGCAAAATGGATGAAGTTGAGGAAATGTTCGAAAGAGCGAGCTCCGAAGCTAAGGCCGCTTTTGGTAATGGTGCTATgttcattgaaaaattcatcGAACGTCCCCGTCACATTGAAGTTCAATTGCTGGGAGATAAGGCTGGAAATGTCGTACATTTATTCGAACGTGATTGTTCCGTCCAACGTCGTCATCAAAAAGTAGTCGAAATCGCTCCCGCCCCAAGACTGCCAAAAGAAGTCCGTGATCAAATGACTACGGCTGCTGTTCGCTTGGCGAAGCATGTTGGTTATGAAAACGCCGGTACTGTGGAGTTCCTGTGTGATGAAAGTGGAAACTTCTATTTTATTGAAGTAAATGCTCGTTTACAAGTCGAGCACACAGTTACTGAGGAAATTACAGGCATTGATTTGGTACAATCCCAAATTAGAGTGGCCGAGGGTATGACATTACCCGAGCTAGGATATACAcaagacaaaataaaatctcgagGATATGCTATCCAATGTCGTGTAACCACAGAAGATCCCGCCAATGACTTCCAACCTAGTACTGGTCGCTTAGAAGTTTTCCGTTCCGGCGAGGGCATGGGTATTCGTTTGGACAGTGCTTCTGCGTTTGCTGGAGCTATTATCTCACCATACTACGATTCCCTCCTAGTTAAAATTATCTCACACGCCAGTGACTTGCAAAGCTCTGCCTCCAAAATGAATCGTGCTCTTCGCGAATTCCGTATTCGAGGTGTGAAAACGAACATACCATTCTTGTTGAACgtgttggaaaatcaaaaatttctacacggTGTCTTGGACACATACTTTATCGACGAACACCCTCAGCTATTCAAATTCCGTGTATCACAAAATCGTGCCCAAAAGCTCTTGGGCTACTTGGGTGAAGTATTAGTGAATGGACCACAAACTCCACTGGCTACGAGTTTGAAACCAGCTGAAGTTAAACCACACATACCAACAGTGCCTCTAG ACTTGTCGCCAGCGGCTATAGAGCGTGAAAGTCGTGGTGAAGCTAAAG TTACCGAACCTCCAAAAGGTTTGCGACACATTTTAACAACACAGGGACCTGCCGCATTTGCCAAAGAAGTTCGTTCTCAGAAAAATCTTTTAATGATGGATACCACCTTCAGAGATGCTCACCAGTCTCTGCTGGCAACACGTGTGCGATCTCACGATCTTCTGAATATTTCACCATTTGTAGCCAACAAATTCCATAATTTATATGCCTTGGAAAATTGGGGTGGAGCTACATTTGATGTTGCCTTACGTTTCTTGCACGAATGTCCATGGGAACGTTTAGAAGATATGCGCAAACTGATTCCAAATATTCCATTCCAAATGTTGTTGAGAGGTGCTAATGCTGTTGGTTATACAAATTACCCAGATAATGTTGTTTACAAATTCTGCGAGTTGGCG GTACAAACTGGTATGGACATCTTCCGCGTATTCGATTCTCTGAATTATTTGCCCAACTTAATTTTGGGCATGGAAGCTGCTGGCAAGGCTGGTGGAGTTGTAGAGGCCGCCATTTCCTACACAGGTGATGTCAGTGACCCCTCGCGTACAAAATATGATCTTAAATACTACACCAACTTGGCCGATGAATTGGTAAAAGCTGGAACACATGTACTAAGTATCAAGGATATGGCTGGCCTATTAAAACCTCAAGCTGCCAA ATTGCTAATAACAGCTATTCGTGATAGACATCCCGATGTACCTATTCATATCCATACTCATGACACTTCAGGTGCAGGAGTAGCCTCCATGTTAGCATGTGCCGAAGCTGGAGCAGATGTTGTAGACGTAGCTGTTGACTCTATGTCCGGCATGACCTCTCAGCCCTCGATGGGAGCTATTGTTGCATCTTTGCAAGATACTCCATTGGATACGAAATTCAAATTGAGCGATATTTCCGAATATTCAGCCTACTGGGAACAAACTCGTACTCTTTACGCTCCATTTGAATGTACCACCACAATGAAATCGGGCAATGCCGATGTATACATGAACGAAATTCCCGGTGGTCAATACACCAATTTACAGTTCCAGGCGTTCTCCCTAGGCTTGGGCGATTTCTTCGAGGATGTGAAGAAAGCATACCGGGATGCAAATTTGTTGTTGGGTGACATTATCAAGGTGACGCCTTCATCGAAAGTAGTGGGAGATTTAGCCCAATTTATGGTACAAAATAAACTGACTGCTAATGAGGTGTTGGATAAAGCGGAAGAACTATCATTCCCCAAGTCTGTTGTCGAATTTTTGCAAGGCTCCATTGGTATACCTCATGGAGGTTTCCCCGAACCATTGCGTTCTCGCGTTTTGAAGGATATGCCACGCATTGAGGGTCGCCCTGGAGAAAATTTGCCACCTTTGGACTTTGACAAACTAAAGAAGGACCTGAAGGAGTCACATCCTCATGTCACCGAACGCGATGTCATGTCGGCCGCATTATATCCAGCTGTCACCGAGGACTACCTCCACTTCCGTGAATCATACGGCCCTGTAGACAAATTGGATACACGCATCTTCCTCACTGGGCCAAAGGTGGGCGAAGAATTTGAGGTTAATCTGGAAAAGGGCAAGACACTCAGTTTGAAAACATTGGCCATGGCGGAAGACTTAACACCCAATGGTGAACGCGAAGTATTCTTTGAAATGAACGGTCAATTGCGTTCTGTGTTCATTCGTGACAAAGAAGCTGTAAAG GAATTGCATATTCATCCCAAGGCATCTAAGAGCAATAAGAATGAAGTTGGTGCCCCTATGCCTGGAACTGTCATTGATATTCGTGTAAAGGAAGGCGATAAAGTTGAAAAGGGCCAACCATTGGTAGTTTTATCCGCCATGAAAATGGAAATGGTTGTACAAGCTCCCAAAGCCGGTGTAGTTAAGAAATTGGAAATTAGCAATGGTATGAAGTTGGAGGGTGACGATTTGCTTATGACTGTTGAGTAG
- the PCB gene encoding pyruvate carboxylase isoform X2, with translation MLFGAAQTAFKTLRHSTPRVRVYLYNKNAYSTQVEYKPIRSVLVANRGEIAIRVFRACTELGIKSVAIYSEQDKMHMHRQKADESYLVGKGLPPVEAYLNIPEIIRVCKENDVDAVHPGYGFLSERSDFAQSVIDAGLRFIGPSPKVVQQMGDKVAARIAAIEAGVPIVPGTDGPVTTKAEALEFCKKHGLPVIFKAAYGGGGRGMRVVRKMDEVEEMFERASSEAKAAFGNGAMFIEKFIERPRHIEVQLLGDKAGNVVHLFERDCSVQRRHQKVVEIAPAPRLPKEVRDQMTTAAVRLAKHVGYENAGTVEFLCDESGNFYFIEVNARLQVEHTVTEEITGIDLVQSQIRVAEGMTLPELGYTQDKIKSRGYAIQCRVTTEDPANDFQPSTGRLEVFRSGEGMGIRLDSASAFAGAIISPYYDSLLVKIISHASDLQSSASKMNRALREFRIRGVKTNIPFLLNVLENQKFLHGVLDTYFIDEHPQLFKFRVSQNRAQKLLGYLGEVLVNGPQTPLATSLKPAEVKPHIPTVPLVTEPPKGLRHILTTQGPAAFAKEVRSQKNLLMMDTTFRDAHQSLLATRVRSHDLLNISPFVANKFHNLYALENWGGATFDVALRFLHECPWERLEDMRKLIPNIPFQMLLRGANAVGYTNYPDNVVYKFCELAVQTGMDIFRVFDSLNYLPNLILGMEAAGKAGGVVEAAISYTGDVSDPSRTKYDLKYYTNLADELVKAGTHVLSIKDMAGLLKPQAAKLLITAIRDRHPDVPIHIHTHDTSGAGVASMLACAEAGADVVDVAVDSMSGMTSQPSMGAIVASLQDTPLDTKFKLSDISEYSAYWEQTRTLYAPFECTTTMKSGNADVYMNEIPGGQYTNLQFQAFSLGLGDFFEDVKKAYRDANLLLGDIIKVTPSSKVVGDLAQFMVQNKLTANEVLDKAEELSFPKSVVEFLQGSIGIPHGGFPEPLRSRVLKDMPRIEGRPGENLPPLDFDKLKKDLKESHPHVTERDVMSAALYPAVTEDYLHFRESYGPVDKLDTRIFLTGPKVGEEFEVNLEKGKTLSLKTLAMAEDLTPNGEREVFFEMNGQLRSVFIRDKEAVKELHIHPKASKSNKNEVGAPMPGTVIDIRVKEGDKVEKGQPLVVLSAMKMEMVVQAPKAGVVKKLEISNGMKLEGDDLLMTVE, from the exons ATGCTGTTCGGAGCTGCCCAAACGGCTTTTAAAACATTACGCCACAGTACTCCTCGTGTTCGTGTGTATTTGTATAACAAAAATGCCTACTCCACCCAG GTTGAATACAAACCGATTCGTTCTGTATTGGTGGCGAATCGCGGAGAAATTGCAATTCGCGTTTTTCGTGCCTGTACAGAGTTGGGCATTAAGTCCGTAGCCATTTATTCCGAGCAAGATAAAATGCATATGCATCGTCAAAAGGCCGATGAATCGTACTTGGTTGGCAAGGGATTGCCTCCGGTAGAAGCGTATTTAAACATTCCAGAAATCATTCGTGTTTGCAAGGAGAACGATGTAGATGCTGTGCATCCAGGTTATGGGTTCCTTTCTGAACGCAGTGATTTTGCTCAATCCGTTATTGATGCTGGTCTACGCTTCATAGGCCCCTCGCCGAAAGTTGTACAACAGATGGGTGATAAAGTAGCTGCCCGTATCGCAGCTATCGAAGCCGGTGTACCCATTGTGCCTGGTACCGATGGCCCAGTGACTACAAAGGCTGAAGCTTTGGAATTCTGTAAGAAACACGGCTTGCCAGTGATTTTCAAAGCTGCCTATGGTGGTGGAGGTCGTGGCATGCGAGTTGTTCGCAAAATGGATGAAGTTGAGGAAATGTTCGAAAGAGCGAGCTCCGAAGCTAAGGCCGCTTTTGGTAATGGTGCTATgttcattgaaaaattcatcGAACGTCCCCGTCACATTGAAGTTCAATTGCTGGGAGATAAGGCTGGAAATGTCGTACATTTATTCGAACGTGATTGTTCCGTCCAACGTCGTCATCAAAAAGTAGTCGAAATCGCTCCCGCCCCAAGACTGCCAAAAGAAGTCCGTGATCAAATGACTACGGCTGCTGTTCGCTTGGCGAAGCATGTTGGTTATGAAAACGCCGGTACTGTGGAGTTCCTGTGTGATGAAAGTGGAAACTTCTATTTTATTGAAGTAAATGCTCGTTTACAAGTCGAGCACACAGTTACTGAGGAAATTACAGGCATTGATTTGGTACAATCCCAAATTAGAGTGGCCGAGGGTATGACATTACCCGAGCTAGGATATACAcaagacaaaataaaatctcgagGATATGCTATCCAATGTCGTGTAACCACAGAAGATCCCGCCAATGACTTCCAACCTAGTACTGGTCGCTTAGAAGTTTTCCGTTCCGGCGAGGGCATGGGTATTCGTTTGGACAGTGCTTCTGCGTTTGCTGGAGCTATTATCTCACCATACTACGATTCCCTCCTAGTTAAAATTATCTCACACGCCAGTGACTTGCAAAGCTCTGCCTCCAAAATGAATCGTGCTCTTCGCGAATTCCGTATTCGAGGTGTGAAAACGAACATACCATTCTTGTTGAACgtgttggaaaatcaaaaatttctacacggTGTCTTGGACACATACTTTATCGACGAACACCCTCAGCTATTCAAATTCCGTGTATCACAAAATCGTGCCCAAAAGCTCTTGGGCTACTTGGGTGAAGTATTAGTGAATGGACCACAAACTCCACTGGCTACGAGTTTGAAACCAGCTGAAGTTAAACCACACATACCAACAGTGCCTCTAG TTACCGAACCTCCAAAAGGTTTGCGACACATTTTAACAACACAGGGACCTGCCGCATTTGCCAAAGAAGTTCGTTCTCAGAAAAATCTTTTAATGATGGATACCACCTTCAGAGATGCTCACCAGTCTCTGCTGGCAACACGTGTGCGATCTCACGATCTTCTGAATATTTCACCATTTGTAGCCAACAAATTCCATAATTTATATGCCTTGGAAAATTGGGGTGGAGCTACATTTGATGTTGCCTTACGTTTCTTGCACGAATGTCCATGGGAACGTTTAGAAGATATGCGCAAACTGATTCCAAATATTCCATTCCAAATGTTGTTGAGAGGTGCTAATGCTGTTGGTTATACAAATTACCCAGATAATGTTGTTTACAAATTCTGCGAGTTGGCG GTACAAACTGGTATGGACATCTTCCGCGTATTCGATTCTCTGAATTATTTGCCCAACTTAATTTTGGGCATGGAAGCTGCTGGCAAGGCTGGTGGAGTTGTAGAGGCCGCCATTTCCTACACAGGTGATGTCAGTGACCCCTCGCGTACAAAATATGATCTTAAATACTACACCAACTTGGCCGATGAATTGGTAAAAGCTGGAACACATGTACTAAGTATCAAGGATATGGCTGGCCTATTAAAACCTCAAGCTGCCAA ATTGCTAATAACAGCTATTCGTGATAGACATCCCGATGTACCTATTCATATCCATACTCATGACACTTCAGGTGCAGGAGTAGCCTCCATGTTAGCATGTGCCGAAGCTGGAGCAGATGTTGTAGACGTAGCTGTTGACTCTATGTCCGGCATGACCTCTCAGCCCTCGATGGGAGCTATTGTTGCATCTTTGCAAGATACTCCATTGGATACGAAATTCAAATTGAGCGATATTTCCGAATATTCAGCCTACTGGGAACAAACTCGTACTCTTTACGCTCCATTTGAATGTACCACCACAATGAAATCGGGCAATGCCGATGTATACATGAACGAAATTCCCGGTGGTCAATACACCAATTTACAGTTCCAGGCGTTCTCCCTAGGCTTGGGCGATTTCTTCGAGGATGTGAAGAAAGCATACCGGGATGCAAATTTGTTGTTGGGTGACATTATCAAGGTGACGCCTTCATCGAAAGTAGTGGGAGATTTAGCCCAATTTATGGTACAAAATAAACTGACTGCTAATGAGGTGTTGGATAAAGCGGAAGAACTATCATTCCCCAAGTCTGTTGTCGAATTTTTGCAAGGCTCCATTGGTATACCTCATGGAGGTTTCCCCGAACCATTGCGTTCTCGCGTTTTGAAGGATATGCCACGCATTGAGGGTCGCCCTGGAGAAAATTTGCCACCTTTGGACTTTGACAAACTAAAGAAGGACCTGAAGGAGTCACATCCTCATGTCACCGAACGCGATGTCATGTCGGCCGCATTATATCCAGCTGTCACCGAGGACTACCTCCACTTCCGTGAATCATACGGCCCTGTAGACAAATTGGATACACGCATCTTCCTCACTGGGCCAAAGGTGGGCGAAGAATTTGAGGTTAATCTGGAAAAGGGCAAGACACTCAGTTTGAAAACATTGGCCATGGCGGAAGACTTAACACCCAATGGTGAACGCGAAGTATTCTTTGAAATGAACGGTCAATTGCGTTCTGTGTTCATTCGTGACAAAGAAGCTGTAAAG GAATTGCATATTCATCCCAAGGCATCTAAGAGCAATAAGAATGAAGTTGGTGCCCCTATGCCTGGAACTGTCATTGATATTCGTGTAAAGGAAGGCGATAAAGTTGAAAAGGGCCAACCATTGGTAGTTTTATCCGCCATGAAAATGGAAATGGTTGTACAAGCTCCCAAAGCCGGTGTAGTTAAGAAATTGGAAATTAGCAATGGTATGAAGTTGGAGGGTGACGATTTGCTTATGACTGTTGAGTAG
- the LOC142240284 gene encoding protein piwi-like yields the protein MSDDQGRGRRRPSREVDSSGKPHRPRESSPSEPRPKIIKTVSQTHHSSSTSRPRDNRFEVSMVVTKPPELASKKGCAGKEISLQANYFRISKTPSWKIYQYHVTFAPEIEMKRLKSGILSQHRELLGGFLFDGSKLFSTTRLREAITILSATSKRGENFVITIKYVGDISMTEWQSLQILNLILRRSMEGLQLKLVGRNFFDPAARIDLRSHHLQLWPGYQTSIRQHERDVLLCAEIAHKVMLTETVYDVFRRCQESARDFQEDFRRHIIGITVLTDYNNRTYRISDIDFHKTPKETFDMKGEKISFIDYYHKKYNIKIRDANQPLLISKAKERSIRGGENEMVVLIPELCRLTGLTDEMRNNFKLMRDLSEHTRMNPDRRIDRLRVFNERLHQTEASMRVLQDWNMKLDTRLVDVRGRIIDPQNIVFRDLRKESSGEQADWTRHFRNMGMFTTPSRGLQRWAVIGTNRSSRELRNFVDCLMRAASSISFRIERPREVLIHDDRNHSYIQAMEDCSRQDPQLIMCLVPNNNAERYSSIKKKGCLERAVPTQVVTQKTATNQRGLMSICTKVAIQINCKLGYTPWMIDVPLSGLMTVGYDLAKSAREKAKSYGALVATMDLKVNATFYSTVAECSSHDVLANSLWPMLTKALRQYIKEHGKLPARILFYRDGISEGSLKQVYEHEVKDVVEKLEDEYKRAGIDKPKFAYIIVSKSINSRLFARGRNPPPGTVVDDVITLPERYDFYLVSQSVRQGTVAPTSYNVVYSNIGLTPDQIQMLTYRMTHLYFNWSGTTRVPAVCQYAKKLATLVGTSLFQSPLNALEKKLYYL from the coding sequence ATGTCTGATGACCAAGGTCGTGGACGGCGCCGGCCATCGCGGGAAGTTGATTCTTCGGGGAAACCTCACCGGCCGCGAGAAAGTTCGCCATCTGAACCGAGacctaaaataattaaaactgtTTCCCAAACGCACCATTCCTCGTCAACGTCCAGACCTAGAGACAATCGATTTGAGGTTTCTATGGTTGTAACAAAGCCTCCCGAACTAGCTAGCAAAAAAGGATGCGCCGGGAAGGAGATCTCACTACAAGCCAACTATTTCCGTATAAGTAAGACGCCTTCTTGGAAGATTTATCAATACCATGTTACATTTGctcctgaaattgaaatgaagCGTTTGAAGAGTGGCATACTTTCGCAACATCGTGAACTCTTGGGCGGTTTCCTGTTTGACGGATCTAAGCTCTTTTCAACTACCAGATTGAGGGAAGCTATTACCATTCTCTCCGCCACTTCCAAAAGAGGTGAGAATTTTGTCATCACTATTAAGTATGTAGGTGATATATCTATGACCGAATGGCAATCATTACAAATCCTAAATTTGATTTTGAGACGCTCTATGGAAGGTTTACAACTGAAACTAGTTGGCAGAAATTTTTTCGATCCAGCCGCTAGAATAGATTTACGAAGTCACCATTTACAGTTGTGGCCCGGTTATCAGACTTCGATAAGACAACATGAAAGGGATGTTCTTCTATGTGCAGAGATTGCTCACAAAGTAATGTTGACTGAAACAGTTTACGACGTATTTCGTCGTTGCCAAGAGTCGGCTCGTGACTTTCAAGAGGATTTTAGACGTCACATTATTGGTATAACAGTTTTAACGGACTATAACAATAGAACTTATCGTATCAGCGATATAGACTTCCATAAAACTCCCAAAGAGACGTTTGATATGAAAGGGGAGAAAATCAGTTTCATCGATTACTACCATAAgaagtataacataaaaatacgaGATGCCAATCAACCATTACTGATATCGAAAGCAAAAGAACGTTCCATACGTGGGGGCGAAAATGAGATGGTAGTCCTTATACCTGAACTTTGTCGCCTAACAGGTCTGACTGACGAAATGCGCAATAACTTTAAGCTTATGCGCGATTTGTCGGAACACACTCGTATGAATCCTGATAGACGTATTGATCGCTTGCGAGTATTCAATGAACGTTTGCACCAAACCGAAGCGAGTATGCGAGTCTTACAGGATTGGAATATGAAATTGGACACTCGATTAGTTGATGTTCGAGGACGTATCATTGATCCGCAAAATATAGTTTTCAGAGATCTCAGAAAAGAGTCATCAGGAGAACAAGCCGACTGGACTAGACATTTCCGTAATATGGGCATGTTTACAACTCCCTCACGTGGCTTGCAACGTTGGGCTGTTATTGGAACTAATCGTAGCTCCCGTGAATTGCGCAACTTTGTCGATTGCCTTATGAGGGCTGCAAGCAGCATAAGCTTTCGTATTGAAAGACCCAGAGAAGTTTTGATACATGATGATCGTAACCATAGTTACATACAAGCTATGGAGGACTGTTCTCGTCAAGATCCTCAGCTAATTATGTGCCTTGTTCCCAACAACAATGCCGAAAGATATTCTTCCATAAAGAAAAAGGGGTGCTTAGAAAGAGCTGTGCCCACCCAAGTTGTAACACAAAAAACTGCGACCAACCAACGTGGCCTCATGAGCATTTGCACAAAAGTTGCGATTCAAATCAATTGCAAATTGGGTTATACTCCGTGGATGATTGATGTGCCACTTTCCGGGCTGATGACGGTAGGCTATGATTTGGCAAAGAGTGCACGAGAAAAGGCAAAATCATACGGCGCTCTGGTAGCTACTATGGATTTAAAAGTTAATGCAACATTTTACAGTACTGTGGCTGAATGCAGTTCTCACGATGTATTGGCAAATAGCTTGTGGCCCATGCTGACCAAAGCTTTGCGACAATATATAAAGGAGCATGGAAAATTGCCCGCACGTATTCTCTTTTATCGCGATGGTATCAGTGAAGGATCATTGAAACAAGTTTACGAACATGAAGTCAAGGATGTCGTGGAGAAGCTCGAAGATGAATACAAAAGGGCCGGAATAGATAAACCTAAATTTGCCTATATCATTGTTTCAAAATCCATTAATAGCCGTTTGTTTGCTCGTGGGCGTAACCCACCGCCTGGAACGGTAGTTGACGATGTCATAACATTGCCGGAACGTTACGATTTCTATTTGGTGTCGCAATCAGTACGCCAAGGAACCGTAGCACCCACAAGTTATAATGTTGTATACAGCAATATTGGCCTCACTCCGGATCAAATACAAATGCTGACATACAGAATGACTCATTTGTACTTCAACTGGTCTGGTACGACTCGTGTACCAGCTGTATGCCAATACGCTAAAAAATTGGCAACGTTAGTTGGAACTAGTTTGTTTCAATCGCCGCTTAATGCTTTAGAAAAGAAGCTGTATTACTTGTAA